One window of the Amycolatopsis mediterranei genome contains the following:
- a CDS encoding amino acid ABC transporter ATP-binding protein: MIKASAVNKYFGDLHVLREITLEVPRGQVVVVLGPSGSGKSTLCRAINRLEPINSGEIAVDGVPLPAEGKALAALRADVGMVFQSFNLFAHKTIVENVMLAPMKVRKTSQAEARKTAMELLERVGIANQADKYPAQLSGGQQQRVAIARALAMRPKVMLFDEPTSALDPEMVQEVLDVMTGLAKDGMTMLVVTHEMGFARRAADRVIFMADGEIVEDTTPESFFTAPKSERAKDFLGKILTH, from the coding sequence ATGATCAAGGCGTCCGCCGTGAACAAGTACTTCGGCGACCTGCACGTGCTCAGGGAGATCACGCTCGAGGTGCCTCGCGGCCAGGTCGTCGTGGTGCTCGGCCCGTCGGGCTCGGGCAAGTCGACCTTGTGCCGGGCAATCAACCGGCTCGAGCCGATCAACTCGGGCGAGATCGCCGTCGACGGTGTCCCGCTGCCCGCCGAGGGCAAGGCGCTGGCCGCGCTGCGGGCCGACGTCGGCATGGTGTTCCAGTCGTTCAACCTGTTCGCGCACAAGACCATCGTCGAGAACGTCATGCTCGCGCCGATGAAGGTCCGCAAGACCTCGCAGGCCGAAGCGCGCAAGACGGCGATGGAGCTGCTGGAGCGGGTCGGCATCGCCAACCAGGCCGACAAGTACCCGGCCCAGCTTTCGGGTGGCCAGCAGCAGCGCGTCGCCATCGCGCGGGCGCTGGCGATGCGGCCCAAGGTCATGCTGTTCGACGAGCCGACCTCGGCGCTGGACCCGGAGATGGTCCAGGAGGTCCTCGACGTGATGACGGGCCTGGCCAAGGACGGCATGACGATGCTCGTCGTCACCCACGAGATGGGCTTCGCCCGGCGGGCAGCCGATCGGGTGATCTTCATGGCGGACGGCGAGATCGTCGAGGACACGACGCCGGAATCGTTCTTCACCGCGCCCAAGAGCGAGCGCGCGAAGGACTTCCTCGGCAAGATCCTGACCCACTGA